Proteins encoded within one genomic window of Thioploca ingrica:
- a CDS encoding metallophosphoesterase: protein MKFIHAADIHLDSPLCGLARYEGAPVEQAQNATRQAFMNMIDLACNEAVDFVLLAGDLYDVDWKDYNTGLFFNQQMSRLREAAIPVFMVLGNHDAGNSITRELRLPDNVTKLNHHHPETKVLEHLGVAIHGQSFANKTITDDLSAAYPNAIPGYYNIGLLHTALNGRQGHAHYAPCTLPGLFSHGYDYWALGHVHKQEVLHEKPWVVFAGNLQGRHVRETGAKGCTLVQVTDQKTTLTQVPVDVFRWEVCHLDVGDVVQAEEVVDRARWAVIQAIQQAEGRPLAIRFLIQGQCPVHAELHNHAERWINEIRAVATDVGLGNVWVEKIDLQTQAMRANYLDEGPLGELMDTLRNLPQDGEILQTLSAEFRSLRNALPIEARVSDRGSSIDPDNLDTIRRLLNGVEELLLARLLA from the coding sequence ATGAAATTTATTCATGCTGCTGACATTCATTTAGATAGCCCACTTTGTGGTTTGGCACGTTATGAAGGGGCACCGGTAGAGCAAGCACAAAATGCAACTCGACAAGCTTTTATGAATATGATCGATTTAGCTTGTAATGAAGCGGTGGATTTTGTTTTATTAGCAGGTGATTTGTATGATGTGGATTGGAAAGATTACAACACCGGCTTATTTTTTAACCAACAAATGAGTCGGTTACGAGAAGCAGCTATTCCCGTTTTTATGGTATTAGGTAATCATGATGCGGGGAATAGTATTACGCGAGAATTACGGTTACCCGATAATGTGACCAAATTGAATCACCATCATCCCGAAACGAAAGTATTAGAACATTTAGGCGTTGCTATTCATGGACAAAGCTTTGCCAATAAGACCATAACGGATGATTTAAGTGCCGCCTATCCGAATGCGATTCCGGGATACTATAATATTGGGTTACTTCACACGGCTTTAAACGGGCGCCAAGGACATGCGCATTATGCACCTTGCACTTTACCGGGTTTATTTTCACATGGTTATGATTACTGGGCACTAGGACATGTTCACAAACAGGAAGTGTTACATGAAAAACCGTGGGTAGTTTTTGCAGGGAATCTCCAAGGACGACATGTCCGGGAAACCGGTGCTAAAGGCTGTACTTTGGTGCAAGTAACTGACCAAAAAACGACATTAACTCAGGTACCAGTCGATGTATTCCGTTGGGAAGTTTGTCATCTAGACGTTGGTGATGTCGTGCAAGCGGAAGAGGTCGTTGATAGAGCGCGCTGGGCGGTGATTCAAGCCATCCAACAGGCTGAAGGCAGACCCTTGGCGATACGCTTTCTTATTCAAGGTCAATGTCCAGTTCATGCAGAATTGCATAATCATGCCGAACGTTGGATTAACGAAATTCGTGCCGTAGCAACCGATGTTGGTTTAGGTAATGTGTGGGTTGAAAAAATTGATCTCCAAACCCAAGCCATGCGTGCCAATTATTTAGACGAAGGACCATTAGGTGAACTCATGGATACCTTACGGAATTTGCCACAAGATGGTGAAATTTTACAAACACTCAGTGCTGAATTTCGTTCCCTCAGAAATGCTTTACCGATAGAAGCGCGGGTCAGTGACCGGGGAAGTAGTATTGATCCAGATAACTTAGATACCATTCGTCGATTATTAAATGGCGTGGAAGAATTGTTATTAGCGCGATTGTTGGCATAA
- a CDS encoding roadblock/LC7 family protein yields the protein MREEMLKSILSELNGTSADIQASAAISTDGLVMASILPKDMDEDRIGAMAAAMLSLGDRTSHELGRGDLEQVLVRGQHGYVLMAHAGPDTVVTVVTKSSAKLGLIFLDIKRAAESISKIM from the coding sequence ATGCGTGAAGAAATGCTGAAATCCATATTGAGTGAACTCAATGGTACCTCAGCAGATATACAAGCTTCTGCCGCTATTTCTACTGACGGGTTAGTCATGGCTTCTATTCTTCCCAAAGATATGGATGAAGATCGAATTGGTGCGATGGCTGCTGCTATGCTTTCCCTCGGAGATCGTACTTCACATGAACTGGGCAGAGGTGATTTAGAACAGGTGCTAGTAAGAGGTCAACATGGCTATGTACTCATGGCTCATGCCGGTCCAGATACGGTAGTTACTGTCGTAACCAAATCTTCTGCTAAATTGGGCCTTATCTTTTTAGATATTAAAAGAGCGGCTGAATCTATTAGCAAAATAATGTAA